DNA from Sphingomonas sp. SUN039:
TTCGGCGGCAATCCGTTCGCGGCTCAGCGCCATCAGGTCGTTCGCGCGTGCCGTGCAGGCCGCCAGCGCCGCCGCGTCCGGAGCACCCGCCCCGAAGCGCGCATGAAAGCGAAAGAAGCGCAGGATGCGGAGGTGGTCCTCGGCAATGCGGGTCAGCGGATCGCCGATGAAACGCACCCGCCGCGCGTCGAGATCGGCCAGCCCGCCGAACCAGTCGAACACCGCGCCCGTCACCGGATCGGCATAAAGCGCGTTGATCGTGAAGTCGCGGCGGCTGGCGTCCTCCTGCCAGTCGTCGCTGAATGCGACCGTCGCGTGGCGGCCGTCGGTCGACACATCGCGGCGCAAGGTCGTCACTTCGACCGGCCCGCCGTCGGTCACTGCCGTGACCGTGCCGTGCGCGAGGCCGGTCGGCACCGCCTTGATCCCCGCCGCCTTCAGCCGCGCCATCACGTCGTCGGGCCGCAACCGTGTCGCCACGTCCACATCGCTGACCGGCAGCCCCAGCAAGCTGTCGCGCACTGCGCCGCCGACGAAGCGCGCGTCGTCCGGCCCGCCCAGCGCCGCGATCAGTGCCGCCATCCCGGCGCGCGTCCGCCAACCGGCTTCAGGCAGCACTACCATTTCAGGCGCGCCCCCAGATTGACCAGCATCGCCGCTGTCGCGCCCCAGATGCGTCGCTGCCCCCACATGATCTCGATATAGGTCCGCTGGCTGCCCTCGAACATCACTGTTTGCGTACCGTGGTTCGCGGTGTCGAGGACGTGCGCCAGGGGCACCTCGAACACATCGGCCACTTCGCGGACATGCGGGACCAGCGGCAGGTCGGGCGCGATCACGCCCAGCACCGGCACGATGTCATAGCCGGTGATCGTGCGATACGGGTCGAGACTGCCCACGATTTCGACCGCAGACCGGGCCAGCTCGACCTCCTCCTCCGCCTCGCGCAGGGCCGCTGCGACTGCATCGGCATCGCCCGGATCGACCCGCCCGCCGGGAAACGCGACCTGCCCCGCGTGATGGCGCATCGTGTCAGGCCGCTGCGTCAGGATCAGCCCCGGCTCGGGCCGGTCGGTGACGGCGATCAGCACGGCGGCGGGCGTCCCCGGCCCCGCCACCGCGCGGCGCATGTCGTTGGCGAAGGGCACGGCATGCCCCTCGGTCGCGGACAGGCTGGCGCGCAGCCGCTCGGCCAGACTCATGCGACCATCGGGAAGAATGCGCCACCGCTCCACACGCCAAGCGGGTCGGCCCCGTCATCGAGCGCCATTTCGGCGAGCTCGTAATAGACCGACCGGGCGACCAACGCCTCCAGCCCGCCCCGCACATGCAAATAAGGATGCGGCCCGTCCTCGCGGTCTTCGAATCGCAAGCCGTGTTCTGGCCCCGCGACCACGAGATCGCCCGTGTTGAGCCGGAAGGCCAGCGACCTGCCGGTCCCCGCGCCCTCATTTTTCACCTCGACTGCAATGAACGGCGCATCCTCGACCGCGATGTCGAGCTTCTCGCCCGGCGTCACCAGCACATGGCCGCCATCGGGTTCGCGACGAAGGATCGTCGAAAACAGCCGCACCATCTCTACGCGCCCGATCGGCGACCCCTGATGAAACCAGGTGCCGTCGCGCGCGATCCGCATTTCGCTGTCGCCGCAATGCGTCGGGTTCCATTTTTCGACCGGGGGCAGGCGCTTTTCGGCAACCGCGCGCGCGACCTCGGCGAGCGACATCGTCGTCAGGTCGGGCGGGGCATCCATCGGCATGGACGCGGCTTAGGCGTTGACTTCGCCCAGCGCAAAGGTGCGCGGCCCGAGCGTGCCGGTGCGCGGCAGGCCCTCCGCATTGCGGGCCAGCAAGCGCCGCCGCTCGACCGGCCCGGGCACGGCCCAACCCCCCGTCGCCTCCGCCGTAAAGCCGAAGAACCGCCCATAATATTCGGGGTCGCCGATCATCGCCATCGGTGCTTCCGGCGCGGTTTCGATCAACCGCTCCATCAGCTTACGCCCGACGCCTGCGCGTTGCCGGTCGGGCGCGACGGCGACAGGGCCGACCAGCACGACGGCGGCGTCGCCGAGTGCGACCGGCCAGCTCTGGATCGAGCCGACCAGCACATCCTCGGCAAATGCCGCAAAGCTCAGCGCGTCGATTACCGGCATCCCCTCGCGGATCCGGTATGCCGTGCGTGAATGGCGGTCGATCCCGAACGCCGCATCGAGCAGGTTTTCGACCGCCTGTGGATCGGCATCGGACAAGGGAGCAAGTCGAATCGTCATGGGACGCGCGCCTCTAACGGCCTTTGCGCGAATTGAAAGCGGCGCTAGGGGGGCGCCCGACATGAACGACCTTCTCCAGCTTTGCGTCCACGACCTCGAAGTCCCGGTGCTGACCGGGATTTTCTCCGAGGAAACGCACCTGCCGCAACCTTTGCGAATCTCCATCACGGTCGATCTCGACGCGCCCGAGCGGTTCGACCCGGACACCCCGCTGAGCGCGTCCAAGAATTACATGGACCTGAAACACGCCGCGACCGCCGCGCTGCCCCCGGGCGTGCATTTCAAGCTGGTCGAGGCGGTCGCCGACCATATCGCCGAAACCCTGATGTACGGCGACACCCGCGTGGCGCGGGTCGAAGTGTCGATCGTCAAGCTGGCACTCAGCGAAAACGGCGAGGCCATCGGCATCCGCCGCGTGCGTTATCGCAAATGAAGCTGGCACTCGTCACCGGCGGCCATCGTCGCCTCGGCGCGATGATTTCGGCGCGGTTGGCGGCGGACGGCTGGGCGCTGGCGATCCACGGCGCGCACGATGCTGAACCCGACGCGATACTGGCGGCGGCCTTCGCGAAATATGGCACTGCATGGCATGGGTTCGTCGCCGATCTCGCAGATAGTTCGGCCGTCGAGGGGCTGATCCCGGTGGTTACGGCGCATTTCGGTCGCGCACCCGACCTGCTCGTCAATAACGCCTCGCGCTTTGTCGATGACACGGCCGCGACCGCGACCGCTGCGAGAATCGCGGCGCATCACGCGGTCAATGCGGCGGCCCCGGTGGCACTGGCGCTGGCGCTGCACCGGTCGGGCGGGACGGGGAGCGTCGTCAACATTATCGACCAACGCATCCGTAATCCTGTCCCGGACCAGTTCGGCTATGGCCTGTCGAAGGCGGCGCTGGCGTCCGCCACGCGCACACTGGCGGTGTCGCTCGCCCCGCATATCCGGGTAAATGCCGTTGCCCCGGGGCTCACCCTGCCGACTGCCGATTACGATGCCGCGCAGATGGCCCGCATCGCCGCCGCCATGCCGCTCGGTGTGCTGCCGTCACCCGGCGATATCGCCGATACCGTCGCTTTCCTTGCCGGGGCGCAGAGCATGACCGGCCAGACCTTGTTCGTGGACGGCGGGGCAAGCCTGAAGAGTTTCGACCGGGATTTTGTGCATCTTTAGCCTGCAGGGGCAAATCTACCCCCGCGTCCGCGTACACGCCCCCATCGCCCCGATCACGAACGCATAGTCCACCCGCGATGCCGCAGCGTCGCTTTCCGACAGTTCGGCAACCGCTGCCGCCGGCAACACGCGCGGCAGGAAGCACGCGAGGCGATACCAGCCCAGCGTGTCGCGTGCCGGGGCCTGGGCTGCCTCGTCGACGATTTCGCCCAGCGAGACCGCCCATGCCGTCGCCTGTCCCGGTCGCCGCAGCACGTTGATCGATACCGGTTGGGCAATGTCGGTCGTCAGGAAAATCTGCGTCTCGCCTTCGCCCGGCAAATTGCCGGGGCTGTGAAAGGCGCTGGCGATGCCGGTCACGCGCGGCGGGGCGTCGGCGGCAAGGCCGCTGGCGACGATGCGGCGGACGCGCGTTTCGAGCGCAGCACTCCACGGTACCATAGCGTCGCGCGCGGCGAGGCGCAGCTCGGCAGGGCGGCCGACGACGGGCAGTGCCGCGAGCAGCATTTGCTGCTTTTTGAGCTTGGGCGTTTTGCCGCGCGAATCGGGCGCGACATCGGCAATCCAGCTGACCCGTGGCGGCACCCCGCCGGTGCCGCGAATCAGGGCCGTGACATCGGCAACCAGATAGTAACGAATCATGGCAGGGCGGCCGGGTGTATTAGCGGGCTGTGGCACCGGAATGGCATCGACGATGCGGGCGGAGACGACGACGGGCGCTGCCAGAAACAGATCCGCGACATCGGCATAGCTCCAGCGGTCGGCAGGCGAGGCGACCGGCGGAGGCGCAGAAACCGCCGCTTTTCCGCCATTTATCGAAGGGATACCGAAAACGATTGCAAACAGGACGGCGCGAATTGCCGATAGGATGGACCGTGTCTGTGAACGGAATCGCATCATTGAAACCTCGTTACCATGAGGTCGTGGCACCTAAGCGAATGCGGGGGAAAAGGCGATTGCGCCGCGCACGGCTCGTCGATAGACTTTGCCCGTTCATCCGGAAGCAGGGTCGCTTTCCGGCGGAGCGCAGGGTTCCAGGCGCATGCGGTAAAAAGCCGGTGCGCGTATGTCCCTCGGGAATATTGTTGGAGGGAGTTTAAGAGCTGAATGGCCTACACTGACCCGAGACCGATGACGCCGGCGCGCGTTTGGTCGATCATCCTTGTCGTGGCGATCCACGTGCTTGGCCTTTATGCCATGCTCAACGGTGGATATTCGGTCATCAAGAAAAAGCTGACCGAGCTTGAGGTCATCGACGTCAAGACACCGCCGCCCCCGCCGAAACCCTTGCCGCCGCCGCCGCCGCCGGACACGAAGTTGCCGCCGCCGCCGGTCGTGCCGCCGCCATTGGTTCAGACCAATACGCCGCCGCCGCCGTCGGTGATCGTGTCGCAGCCGACACCGCCGCCGGTCTATGTGCCGGCGCCCGCTGCGCCCGTCATTACGCCGCCCGCACCGCCGCAGGTTGCCGTTAAGGGCACGCCGCGCGGTAGCCCACAAAGCTGGGTTTCGAACGACGACTATCCGCCGTCGGCCATGCGAGATGGTGTCGAAGGTACAACCGGGTTTGCAATTCAGGTCGGTGCTGACGGCAAGGTTCAATCGTGCTCGGTCACAGCATCGAGCGGATCGTCTCTGCTAGACGATACGGTCTGTCGGCTCTTGACCCGCCGCGCGAGGTTCAACGCGGCCAAGGATGCGGCCGGTAATGCAATACCCTTCACCTACGCCAGCCGGTTTAAGTGGGTGATTCCGAAATAGGCTGAACCTAACGGGCCCCTGCGGCCCCCAACAACCAACGCAAACTTTTTACTAGGGAAGAAAACACATGCTCATCCAGATCGCTGCTGCCGCCGCAGGTGCCGCGCCCAAAGGGGCGGAATACGGCCTCCTCCCCGCCCTTCGCGACGGTGGTGCTGTCACTATCGCCACGTTCAGCATCATGGTGCTGATGTCGATCGGTACGCTCTTCATCTTTTTCGTGAAGCTTTACGAACAGCAGAAAGTGCTGTCGCAGGGTCAGAAGATTCGCGCTTCGTTCTGGAACCATTCGTCGCTCGCCGAGGCTGCGGCCAAGGTCGAAAAGGACACGCCGTACCGCCAGATCGTCGATGACGGCCTGCGCGCGCAGGAGCAGCACACGCTGCTCGGCGATGCCCAGGACCAGCATGACTGGACGCTGATCGTCATGACCCGTGCCAAGGCCGCGATCGAATCGAAGCTGAAGGGCGGCCTGTCGTTCCTTGCCACCGTCGGCTCGACCGCGCCGTTCGTCGGACTGTTCGGGACCGTCATGGGCATTCTGTCGGCGCTCGTGAAGATCGGTGCCGCCGGTCAGGCGTCGATCGACACCGTCGCAGGTCCGGTCGGTGAGGCGCTCTACATGACGGCCATCGGTCTGGGCGTCGCGGTTCCCGCCGTGCTTGCGTTCAACTGGCTGCAGGCGCGCAACAAGCAGATCTCGGAAGAGATGACGACCTTCGTCAACAGCGTTCAGGCGTGGATGTCGTCGAACGGCGCCGTCAAGCCGGTGATCGCTCGCGCCGGTGCCGCCAAGCCTGCTGCTGCGAAGCCCGCACCTGCCAAGGCCTGATCGGCCCGATATCGGGCGGCGGTAACTCCGCCGCCCGCGCTCCTTACCGACAGGAATCCAGATTATGTCAATGAGTGTAGGCGGTGACGACGACGGCGAAGAAAAGCCGATGTCGGACATCAACACCACGCCGCTGGTGGACATCATGCTCGTGCTGCTGATCATCTTCCTGATCACGGTTCCGGTCGTGGTTCAGGCGGTGAAGCTCCAGCTGCCCAACGTGCGGTTCGATCCGACGACGACCAAGCCGGAGAACGTCTCGTTGTCGGTCCGTGGCGGGCCGAACAACACGTGCGAGGTCTACTGGAATCTCACCCGTGTCGATTCGACCGAATTGCTCGATCGCGCGGTCAACAAGCTGAAGCTGGAGATCGACAAGCAGGGCGGCCCCAATGCGCCCGGCATCGAACTGCCCGAAGCGCATATCCGCGGCGACGTGAACACGCCGTACATGTGCATCGGCGGCGCGATCTATAACATGCAGCTGGCCGGTTTCCAGAAGGTCGGCTTCATTTCCGAGCCTCCCGCGGGCGGCACGACCCGCCTCTAGGCGCGTCTTTTTGAAGAAAGACCATATGTTATGGCAATGAGCTCAGGCGGTGCCGAAGGCGAACCGATTATGGAAATGAACACGACGCCGTTGATCGACGTCATGCTCGTTCTCATCATCATGTTCATCATCACCATCCCGATCCAGACCCACGCGGTGAAGATCAACCTGCCCGTGAACAACCCGAACCCGCCGCCGGTGATTATCAAGCCGGACTTCAACACGGTGTCGGTCGATACGCAGAACAACATCACGTGGAACGGCTCGCCGATCGACCTGGAAACGCTGCGGACCTATCTCGACCAGACCAAGGCGCTGCCGGTCGAGCCGGAGTTGCACATCCAGCCCGACCCCTATTCGCGCTACGCCCGCGTCGACGAGATGCTGGCCGTCGTGAAGAAGTCGGAAGTGACCAAGGTCGGCTTCGTCGACAACGAGAAATACGCCCGTTTCAACAAATAGGGTGACGCCGCGCACACGGAATAGCATTGCTATTCCGGCACGCGGCTAGCCCGGACGGCCTCGCTTGCGAGGACCGACGACGGCGCGGCTTTGCCGCGCCGTTTGCGTTTCGGGCGGACTCCTCCCCCGCGCTTCGCTCGGGAAGAATATTATTTCCGCTTGCTGGGTTGGATATAATGATACAACATCTCCTACGTTTATGCGACAGGAGACAGATCATGGCGATGACCGCAACCACCGACTCTGACGTTCCCATCGGCAGCCTGAACACGACGCCGCTGATCGACATCATGCTTGTCCTCCTCGTCATGTTCATCATCACCATCCCGCTGCAAACCCATGCCGTGAAGGTCGCGCTGCCGACACCTGGACCGCAGCTCCCGCACCCGAATTCCGACTTCAACACCCTCAGCGTCGCGCCGTCGGGACAGATCGGCTGGAACGGCGCGCCCGTCGATCTGGTGACGCTCCGCACCTATCTCGATCTGACCCGCACAATGACGCCCGAACCCGAACTGCACATCGCCGCCGATCCCTACGCACGCTATGCGCGCGTCGACGAAATGCTCGCGGTGGTGAAGCGGTCGGCCGTCACCAAGGTCGGCTTCGTCGATAACGAGCGTTACGCGCATTTCACCAGATAACACCGCTTGCCATCGGTCCCCGCGCGGGCGCACGGTTGAGCTATGGCCATGCTGCGCGAAGGAGATAATTGCTGGCGGATCGCGCACACGGATCGCATGGCGGTGATCGTCGATTCCGATGATTATTTCCGGCTGGCGCGCGATGCCTTTCTAAAGGCCGAACGCCGTATCATGCTCGTCGGCTGGGATTTCGATGCCCGCATCCGGTTGACCAACGGGGATCGCCTGCCCGGCGAGCCCGAGGCACTGGGCGATTTCCTCTACTGGCTGGTCGAGCAGCGGCCGGACCTCGAGCTTTACCTGCTGCGCTGGGATGTCGGCGCGCTCAAGACGCTGGGACGAGGATCGACCGTGTTCACGGTGCTCAAATGGATGCGGCATCCGCGTATTCATACCAAACTCGATGGTGCCCACCCGACCGGCGGCTCGCACCACCAGAAGATCGTTTCGATCGACGACCGTTTTGCCGTGTGCGGCGGCATCGACATGACCAGCGAGCGTTGGGACACCCGCGCGCACCGCGATGACGACCCCGGACGACGACGTCCCGGCGGCCAGCCCTATGGGCCGTGGCATGACGCCACCTCGGCGCTGTCGGGGGATGCCGCTGCCACTCTGGCCGAGGGATGTCGCGACCGCTGGTACCGCGCGACGGGCGACGAACTGGGCGCAGTTGTCGGCGGCGTCGATGCCTGGCCCGAGGCGCTCGAGCCCCAGTTCCGCGATATCGATGTCGGGATCGCCCGCACCTTGCCCGTGCTCGATGATACTACCGTTACCCATGAGATCGAGGCGCTGTTCGTCGCCCAGATCGCGGCAGCCCGCGATAGCATCTACATGGAGAGCCAGTATTTCGCGTCGCGTAAAGTCGCCGAAGCCATCGCCCACCGGCTCGACGAAGCGAACGGACCCGAAATCGTGATCGTCAATCCCGTGACCGCGCAAGGGTGGCTGGAGCCCGTCGCGATGGATTCGGCACGGGGTCGCTTGATGGAGGCGCTACGCCGCCGTGACAGACACGGGCGGCTGCGGATGTATCACCCCGTCACACAGGCGGGCGAACCGATTTACGTCCATGCCAAGATTACGTTCATAGATGACCGGCAACTGCGGATCGGCTCGGCAAATCTGAACAACCGGTCGATGCGTCTCGACTCCGAATGCGACGTGATCGTGGATGCAGGCCCCGATGGCGACAGCCGGCTGACTACAGCCATCTCGACGCTTCGCGACGATCTGTTGGCCGAGCACCTCGGCGTTCCTCTATCTAAGGTAACTGCGACTCTGGCCGAGACGGGTTCGCTGATCGCCACGGTCGAGCGATTGCGCGGTTCGGGACGCACGCTGGTGCCGTTTTGCGAGCCGAACCTGTCAGCGGTCGAGGCCTGGCTCGCCGACCATGAAGTGCTCGATCCGGAAGGACCCGAAGAAATGTTCGAGGCGCTCAGCGCGCGCGGCCTGTTCCGCCGTTTGCGCAAACCCAAAACTTAGGCTGCCAGCCCTTCGAACTGGAGCCGTGCCAGCCGCTCGTAAAGCCCGCCCGCGCGCGCCAGCCGGTCGTGGGTGCCCTGCTCGACGATGCGACCATGGTCCATCACGATAATGCGATCTGCGGCACGCACCGTGGCGAGACGATGGGCAATGACGATCGTCGTGCGCGAATGCATCAGCCGGTCGAACGCGTCCTGCACCAGCCGCTCGCTCTCGGCATCGAGCGCCGAGGTCGCCTCGTCGAGCAGCAGGATCGGCGCGTCGCGCAGAATCGCGCGGGCAATCGCCATGCGCTGCCGCTGCCCGCCCGACAATCGCGCGCCGCCCTCTCCCATGAAGGTGTCGAGCCCGGCAGGAAGCCTTTTGAGAAACTCCGCCGCATTGGCCGCTTCTGCGGCAGCCCATAACTCCTCGTCGTTCGCATCCCACCGCCCGTAGCGCAGATTATCGCGGGCAGACGCTGCGAAGATCACCGTTTCCTGCGGGACCATCGCGATCCGCGCGCGCGCCCAGGCCGGATCGGTCGTGGGGAGCGCAACGCCGTCGATGCTGACACTGCCCGACTCTGGATCGTAGAAGCGCTGGATCAACTGGAACAAGGTGGTCTTGCCTGCCCCCGACGGACCGACGACGGCAACGGTTTCGCCCGGTGCAATGTCGAGCGAGAAATCGTCGAGCGCGCTGACTTCCTGCCGGGTCGGGTAGCGAAAGGTGACATGGTCGAACGTCACCCGGCCCTGCGGCGGTTCGGGCAAACAGACGGGGTTCGGCGGTGCGACGATGCCGGGCTGCTCCGACAGCAACTCACCCAGCCGCCCCGCCGCGCCTGCCGCGCGCAACACATCGCCCCAGGTTTCGGTCAGCGATCCGGCTGCGCCGGC
Protein-coding regions in this window:
- a CDS encoding CCA tRNA nucleotidyltransferase — encoded protein: MVVLPEAGWRTRAGMAALIAALGGPDDARFVGGAVRDSLLGLPVSDVDVATRLRPDDVMARLKAAGIKAVPTGLAHGTVTAVTDGGPVEVTTLRRDVSTDGRHATVAFSDDWQEDASRRDFTINALYADPVTGAVFDWFGGLADLDARRVRFIGDPLTRIAEDHLRILRFFRFHARFGAGAPDAAALAACTARANDLMALSRERIAAELLKLLAADDPVPDVRVMIEQGIFVPVLPEIVDAAPLAVLVAREAAAGVAGDPVRRLSALIAPDPALARDIAARLKLSNHVAKRLATAAARHDDRPDALAYRYGPESAVDLVLLGNGPEAEARKLDAWQRPQLPLGGGTLIARGLAPGPIVARTLGRIEDRWVEAGFPDGRVLEAIVTEELSRAR
- a CDS encoding CoA pyrophosphatase, encoding MSLAERLRASLSATEGHAVPFANDMRRAVAGPGTPAAVLIAVTDRPEPGLILTQRPDTMRHHAGQVAFPGGRVDPGDADAVAAALREAEEEVELARSAVEIVGSLDPYRTITGYDIVPVLGVIAPDLPLVPHVREVADVFEVPLAHVLDTANHGTQTVMFEGSQRTYIEIMWGQRRIWGATAAMLVNLGARLKW
- a CDS encoding DUF1285 domain-containing protein; the protein is MPMDAPPDLTTMSLAEVARAVAEKRLPPVEKWNPTHCGDSEMRIARDGTWFHQGSPIGRVEMVRLFSTILRREPDGGHVLVTPGEKLDIAVEDAPFIAVEVKNEGAGTGRSLAFRLNTGDLVVAGPEHGLRFEDREDGPHPYLHVRGGLEALVARSVYYELAEMALDDGADPLGVWSGGAFFPMVA
- a CDS encoding GNAT family N-acetyltransferase codes for the protein MTIRLAPLSDADPQAVENLLDAAFGIDRHSRTAYRIREGMPVIDALSFAAFAEDVLVGSIQSWPVALGDAAVVLVGPVAVAPDRQRAGVGRKLMERLIETAPEAPMAMIGDPEYYGRFFGFTAEATGGWAVPGPVERRRLLARNAEGLPRTGTLGPRTFALGEVNA
- a CDS encoding dihydroneopterin aldolase, with the translated sequence MNDLLQLCVHDLEVPVLTGIFSEETHLPQPLRISITVDLDAPERFDPDTPLSASKNYMDLKHAATAALPPGVHFKLVEAVADHIAETLMYGDTRVARVEVSIVKLALSENGEAIGIRRVRYRK
- a CDS encoding SDR family oxidoreductase — translated: MKLALVTGGHRRLGAMISARLAADGWALAIHGAHDAEPDAILAAAFAKYGTAWHGFVADLADSSAVEGLIPVVTAHFGRAPDLLVNNASRFVDDTAATATAARIAAHHAVNAAAPVALALALHRSGGTGSVVNIIDQRIRNPVPDQFGYGLSKAALASATRTLAVSLAPHIRVNAVAPGLTLPTADYDAAQMARIAAAMPLGVLPSPGDIADTVAFLAGAQSMTGQTLFVDGGASLKSFDRDFVHL
- a CDS encoding energy transducer TonB, producing the protein MAYTDPRPMTPARVWSIILVVAIHVLGLYAMLNGGYSVIKKKLTELEVIDVKTPPPPPKPLPPPPPPDTKLPPPPVVPPPLVQTNTPPPPSVIVSQPTPPPVYVPAPAAPVITPPAPPQVAVKGTPRGSPQSWVSNDDYPPSAMRDGVEGTTGFAIQVGADGKVQSCSVTASSGSSLLDDTVCRLLTRRARFNAAKDAAGNAIPFTYASRFKWVIPK
- a CDS encoding MotA/TolQ/ExbB proton channel family protein, whose protein sequence is MLIQIAAAAAGAAPKGAEYGLLPALRDGGAVTIATFSIMVLMSIGTLFIFFVKLYEQQKVLSQGQKIRASFWNHSSLAEAAAKVEKDTPYRQIVDDGLRAQEQHTLLGDAQDQHDWTLIVMTRAKAAIESKLKGGLSFLATVGSTAPFVGLFGTVMGILSALVKIGAAGQASIDTVAGPVGEALYMTAIGLGVAVPAVLAFNWLQARNKQISEEMTTFVNSVQAWMSSNGAVKPVIARAGAAKPAAAKPAPAKA
- a CDS encoding biopolymer transporter ExbD: MSMSVGGDDDGEEKPMSDINTTPLVDIMLVLLIIFLITVPVVVQAVKLQLPNVRFDPTTTKPENVSLSVRGGPNNTCEVYWNLTRVDSTELLDRAVNKLKLEIDKQGGPNAPGIELPEAHIRGDVNTPYMCIGGAIYNMQLAGFQKVGFISEPPAGGTTRL
- a CDS encoding biopolymer transporter ExbD, which gives rise to MAMSSGGAEGEPIMEMNTTPLIDVMLVLIIMFIITIPIQTHAVKINLPVNNPNPPPVIIKPDFNTVSVDTQNNITWNGSPIDLETLRTYLDQTKALPVEPELHIQPDPYSRYARVDEMLAVVKKSEVTKVGFVDNEKYARFNK
- a CDS encoding biopolymer transporter ExbD, yielding MAMTATTDSDVPIGSLNTTPLIDIMLVLLVMFIITIPLQTHAVKVALPTPGPQLPHPNSDFNTLSVAPSGQIGWNGAPVDLVTLRTYLDLTRTMTPEPELHIAADPYARYARVDEMLAVVKRSAVTKVGFVDNERYAHFTR
- a CDS encoding phospholipase D-like domain-containing protein, which gives rise to MLREGDNCWRIAHTDRMAVIVDSDDYFRLARDAFLKAERRIMLVGWDFDARIRLTNGDRLPGEPEALGDFLYWLVEQRPDLELYLLRWDVGALKTLGRGSTVFTVLKWMRHPRIHTKLDGAHPTGGSHHQKIVSIDDRFAVCGGIDMTSERWDTRAHRDDDPGRRRPGGQPYGPWHDATSALSGDAAATLAEGCRDRWYRATGDELGAVVGGVDAWPEALEPQFRDIDVGIARTLPVLDDTTVTHEIEALFVAQIAAARDSIYMESQYFASRKVAEAIAHRLDEANGPEIVIVNPVTAQGWLEPVAMDSARGRLMEALRRRDRHGRLRMYHPVTQAGEPIYVHAKITFIDDRQLRIGSANLNNRSMRLDSECDVIVDAGPDGDSRLTTAISTLRDDLLAEHLGVPLSKVTATLAETGSLIATVERLRGSGRTLVPFCEPNLSAVEAWLADHEVLDPEGPEEMFEALSARGLFRRLRKPKT